One segment of Glandiceps talaboti chromosome 21, keGlaTala1.1, whole genome shotgun sequence DNA contains the following:
- the LOC144451617 gene encoding uncharacterized protein LOC144451617 produces MAFLAQKLAFLTAILVLWCLIDAEGKTSGKCKGGQEGVLYKGSGINNAEGKTFTLVKSEKKCCKLCVETEGCVAYVYEVESTKCHLKSTVKKEETKEGYISGMMQYETDETHFSM; encoded by the exons ATGGCATTCCTGGCGCAGAAGTTGGCATTTCTCACTGCAATTTTG GTATTGTGGTGTTTGATAGATGCCGAAGGTAAAACTA GTGGCAAGTGCAAGGGAGGCCAAGAAGGTGTACTATATAAAGGATCTGGAATAAATAACGCCGAAGGGAAGACGTTCACTCTTGTGAAGTCAGAGAAGAAATGCTGTAAACTGTGCGTGGAAACTGAAGGTTGTGTAGCGTATGTCTATGAAGTGGAATCAACGAAATGTCACTTGAAGAGCACAGTTAAGAAAGAAGAAACGAAAGAAGGCTATATTAGTGGTATGATGCAAT ATGAGACCGATGAGACACATTTTTCTATGTGA